GCATCTTTTTCTTCAATAGAGATGTTAGTAATACTACCTTTTTTCGTAACTCCTTGTACTTGTTCGCCAATCTTAATTGTCCCATCACCCTCGACAATTACTTGTTGATGAAGCACTTTATCAAAGAAGGAAACTGGTACATAGGTTACTCCTGCTTTAGACTCTGGAGCTGATCCTAATTGCACGTACATTTTATTTACACTGTATTGATCTTTTCCCACCGCAACCGCTGTCCATTGTGCGCCTTTTTGCAATTCAGCACTCTTGGTTTCTGCATTCCAGGTAACCTGATAACCTAGTTGATCAGAAATCGTACGCAATGGGATCATTAGTACATTTTGTTTATTTGCGTATACATTTAGCTTCTCATCTACTACTTTACCATTTACATAAACAGCATGCTTAGAAGCCGGTTTTGTTAGTACATTGTTTGTTTGTGTTAGTTGTGGGGTAGCGGCATAAGCTGAAATGGAGCTGGTAGCCACCACAGCGGTAACCAGAGCAGCACTTAACATTTTAAAAGTTTTATTCATTGTGGATACCTCCATTTTCATTAACAAAATTTCCATTTTGTTTGATTCACACTCTTTGACGAGGTGTTTTTCACAAACGTTTCAGGAAAAGATAAAAAAAATAAAAATAAAAAAACCAAAGCCCGATTGTTAATGAATCAAGACTTTGGTTTTTGGCATCAAATCATGACATCTACTCCGAAATGATCAGATATGACTGGTTTGTTTATACCGTTAAAAATAACTTTGGATTCTAGAACATAAACAGGCTGATTTACCCAGATATAATCAATCCGCAAGCCTTCCTGATTGCAATCCCATCCAGCAATCTTCCCCTGAACCGTGCTGCCCTCATCTTGAACCTGAGCTAGTAGAAACGTATCGTACCAGCCATGCCTTTTTACACAGTCATATCCTTCTCCACTCACCCCGGCATGATTATTAAAATCTCCCATCAAGAAGGTAAGTTCATTTTTATCAATCCGCTTTATCAAACGTTCAAACTGATCGAAAAAAGGTTCCTCTTCATCCTCCCACCATCCGAAATGACAGGAAAAAAATGAAATATACTTCTGATGATACTCCACAGTAGCTTGCACAACCTTGCGGGTTTTCCAATATGACGTATCTGTATGCTTAGACACATAGAATGCGTTCTGATCCCTGATTGGGAGGTTGGTCAATAGAGCTACTCCTTCTTCATATACCCCATATCCAATATGACAAAAATCCCAGATCATCCGATAACCGTCTAGCCCTCGCTTCTGAAGCTCTTGTAATAAAAGATAAGCATAGTTATCAGCCTTGATATGATCCTCAATCACAACAGCACCAATCGATTGACTCACTTCCTGTAGAGCGATAACATCGTAAGCATGTTCTACTATAGTATCTGCTAGTTCCACTAGCTTTGTATGCTGATCAGACTCTTGCCACGAATGGCAGTTCAGTGTTAATAACCTCATATTAGACTCCTAAATAATCCTGGACACTTGATTTAATCACATCCGCTTTCGGACCATACACAACCTGAACTCCCTTATCTTTTAAAATAAGTCCAAGCGAGCCTGTCTTTTTCCATTCGGATTCCGTAGCCACATCTTCTATATTTTTGACTGTTACCCGCAAACGTGTCATACATGCATCCACATCTTCTATATTATTTTCTCCACCTAATAGCTGAACAATCGTTTCTGCAACACCAGTAGTGGTTTTCTTCAATTGCTCTTGGTTTGTAGATGGCTCTTCCTCGTCTGTATAATTTCCAGCGCGACCTGGAGTAGGGAAGTTAAACTTTTTGATCAAAAAATGAAAGACAGTGAAATTCAATCCAAAGAAAACAAGGCATGTAATCGCAAAGTTGATAATGTCTTGTATCATTCCTGCCCGTATCGCCATTGGTGTTCTTGTCAGCAACTCGATAAATCCAAAGGAATGTAGACGTAGATGAATGAAATCAGCCATCGCAAAGCTAATCCCAGTTAAAATCGAGTAAACCACGTACAAAAGAGGTGCAGCGAACATAAACATGAATTCGATAGGCTCTGTTACCCCAGTCAAAAATACGGCCAAAGCAGCAGAGAAAAACATGGATTTGTATTTTGGTCTTTTCTCGATGTCCACATGGCGATACATAGCTAACGCAATTCCAAGCAGTGACGCCGTTGATAAAATCATCTGACCTACTTTAAAACGCGCTGGCGTCACACTATTTAGCAATTGGTTATATGCCGTTGTATCTCCTTGAGAAAGTAGATTGTTCAAGTCAGCGACCCAAGCAAGCCACAATGGATCTTGACCTGCCACTACTTGACCCGCACTGGTACCAGTAAGCAACGTGTATGTACCCCCAAGCTGGGTGTAGTTAATCGGAACAGTCAACATATGATGCAATCCAAATGGTAGCAACAAGCGCTCTAACATTCCAAAGATAAAGGGAGCAATAACAGGTGCTGAGTCTTTAGAAGAAGCAATCCATTTTCCGAAATCATTCAAAATTCCCTGAATAGACGGCCAAATAGTAGCCAAAATGATAGCGGTTACAGCGGACCAAAAAATAACGACAAACGGAACAAATCGCTTCCCATTAAAGAAAGCTAACGATGCCGGAAGTTTATTGTAATCATAGTACTTATTAAAGATAACAGCTCCTAGGAAACCAGAAATAATACCGATAAAAACACCCATGTTAAGAGCAGGGGCACCTAAAAATGAAATGAAATAGTCTTTTACTAGTAATTCTTTTCCAAATAAGGAGGAGACAGTAGCGTCAGAACTAGATAGCATATCTGTACTTACTCCAAAAATTGCACCCGTAATTCGATTGATTAAGATAAAAGCGATCAGTGCAGCAAATGCACCACCTGCCCGCTCCTTTGCCCATGAACCACCAATAGCAACTGCAAACAAAATATGAAGATTACCGATTACAGCCCACCCTATTTCCTCCATCACGTGGGCAAATCTGACAATAAAGGTTACATCTCCTCCTGCCATCGCAATCAGCTTGGCTAGAGAAATCATAATCCCCGCAGCAGGCATAACAGCAACTACTACTAAAAGAGCTTTCCCAAGCTTTTGCCAAAAATCAAAAGATGCCATATTTCTCACTGTGACTCCCCCCCTACATACTTATATAAGTATTTTTATCAACATAGTGAAATCGTTTGCACAAAATTATTGTAATAAAAACGCTTTCATAAAACAAGTGAAAATTTATAATACATTCCCTTTTCGTAACAGAGACTATATCGCTTATACATTATTAATAAAAAACACGTTTAATACACGATTTATTCCCCTATAAACCGAATAAAAAACACCTCCTTAAAGAAAGGGACGATACACGATTCAAAATTAACTTAATGCAACCGGTTGCACAATTGATTAATTGAAAATATAATGAGGATGAGATCCTTTCAAACATACGGTCAAAAAAAGAACGAAGGAGGTTCTTATATGCAAGATACCAGTTTTGCCATTCATCCTGGAAATGAACAAGCAAACAATTCAACTCCCTACTATGACATTGGTACTTTATTAGACTATGAAAACACTGATCGCTTCCAATTTCGCTGTGAGCGTGGCTGGGTTAATCTGTCCTTCTATGCGGATGATATTGTCCGGATAACTATGAAACCGCTATCAAAACCAACCCTAGAAAGTAGTTTCGCTCTAATAAAAGCTCCTCAAAATATCGATTCTATATGTGAGGACCACGATCAGTATCTCCTGATTAAAACAGCTAGTCTTCACCTAAAAATCAACAAAAATCCTTTTCGCATTGCCGCTTATGATCCTCTGGGCCGATTGCTTGTAGAAGAAGGCGAGAGAGGAATGGCTTTTACACAAAAACAAGAAATTATCTGCTTTAAAGAAATGAATGCTGCCGACCATTTTTATGGATTTGGAGAAAAAACCGGCTTTCTTGATAAACGCGGTGAAAAAATGACAATGTGGAATACAGACGTGTTTGCTCCACATAATCCAGAGACTGATGCTCTCTATGAATCCATTCCGTACTTCATGACGATTCGGAATGGTTTTGCGCATGGAATCTTTTTTGATAACACGTATCGCAGCGTTTTTGATCTGAAATCTAGCTCAACCAGCTATTCCTTTTGGGCAGAAGGTGGAGAATTAGATTATTACATTCTGGCGGGTCCTACCCCAAAGGATGTTATTACCCAATACACCACATTAACAGGACGCATGGACATTCCCCCTAAATGGTCACTCGGCTATCATCAATCACGCTACAGCTATAAAAACGAACAGGAAGTCCGTGAGCTGGTAAGGAATTTTAAGAAGAAAGAGATTCCTGTCGATGCCATTTATCTGGATATTCATTACATGGATGGGTACCGTGTTTTTACCTTTGACTATGACCGATTTCCTCATGCCCATTCGCTGATTCAAGAATTAAAAGCAGAAGGAATTAACATCGTTCCCATTGTTGATCCAGGAGTCAAACAAGATGCAGAATACCCTATCTATCAAGAAGGCGTGCGTGAAAATCACTTTTGCAAATCTATCGAAGGAAATATTTATTTAGGGGAAGTATGGCCGGGAATTAGTGCATTCCCTGACTTTTCCAATACGAATGTACGGAAATGGTGGGGACAAAAGCAAAAATTTTATACAGACATGGGCATTGAAGGTATCTGGAATGATATGAATGAGCCAGCCGTTTTCAATGAAACAAAGACCATGGATTTATCAGTCATACATGAAAATGACGGAAATCCAAAAACCCATCGTGAATTACACAATATCTACGGGCTCCTAATGGGCGAGGCTACCTATACAGGTTTAAAAGAACAATTATCTGGAAGGCGTCCATTCGTACTGACCAGAGCTGGATACGCTGGTGTACAACGTTATGCCGCTGTCTGGACAGGAGATAATCGGAGCTTCTGGGAGCACATGCAAATGGCGATACCTATGTGCATGAATCTTGGGTTATCAGGGGTACCTTTTACCGGGCCTGATGTTGGTGGTTTTGCTCATGATACTACCGGTGAATTGCTGACACGCTGGACGCAGCTTGGTACTTTTACTCCCTATTTCCGAAACCACAGCAACCTTGGTACAGTTGCACAAGAGCCATGGGCGTTTGGGGAAGAAGTGGAGATAATCACAAAGAAATATATTGAACTACGTTATAAATGGCTTCCGCACTTATACACGTTGTTCCGAGAAGCCCATCAGACGGGTCTTCCTGTGATGCGTCCACTTGTACTGGAATATCCAAATGATCCACATACCGGCAATTTATCTGATCAGTTCCTACTTGGTGAGAATGTTTTAATTGCTCCCATCACTAGACCATCAACATACCATCGTGTTGTCTATTTGCCAGCAGGCACCTGGTATGATTACTGGACAGATACGAAATTCGAAGGCGGTACACATATCATGGTCTCTGCACCATTAGATACCCTACCGATTTTTGTGAAAGAAGGAGCAATTATTCCGGAAGCACCAGTCAAATTATCCACTAAGGTACCTGACGAGCAAATCATTATTCATATCTATCCAAGTCAACAAAAAACGGAGTATATCCTGTATGAAGACGACGGTTGTACTTTCTCCTATCAAAATAATCAATATGTAGAGAGAAAAATTACTTGTCACCACGATGAAAATCAAGTAGAAATAAACATAGAGGATATTCACACTGGCTACTCGCCTTCTTGGACATCAATGATTGTCCACATACATGGAGTAGATACTATGAAAACCATCTATGTTAATGGTCAAGAAATGACAGGCTCTTATTTAAAAGATAAACATATCCTCACATTTCAACTAAGCCAATAAATAATAGAACAGTTGGGGGCGCCTCCCTGACTGTTTTTTCATGAGGGATCATAGTGTAAAACAAATGAAAGAATAAGTGGAAAGGGATGGTAACGCATGGGGGTAACAATTAAAGATGTAGCAAGGGCAGCAAATGTAGCACCATCTACAGTCTCTCGAGTCGTTGCCAACCATCCACGCATTAGCGAAAAAACCAAGCAGCGAGTCCGAGAAGCAATGGAACAACTCGGCTATCATCCTAACTACCAGGCTCGGAGTCTCGCTAGCAAATCCTCTCAAACCATCGGGCTGGTGATGCCTGATTCAACGGATCGTATCTTCCAAAATCCTTTCTTTCCTGAAGTGATCCGAGGTATCAGCAAAATTGCCCACAGCCGCGAGTACGCTATCTGTATGTCCACCGGGGAGACAGAAGCAGAATTATATGATGGCGTTGTGAGAATGGTTCAAGGTGGTCGAGTAGATGGATTGATTCTTCTCTATTCCAAAATTAACGACCGTGTTACCAACTACCTAAAAGAACGAGATTTCCCCTTTGTAATGGTGGGAAAACCGCATATAGACATGGATGCCATTAATCATGTTGACAACGACAACTATTCAGCGGCTAAAGAAATTACCGAGTACCTTATCCAAAAGGGGCATGAACGAATCGCTTTCGTCGGTGGTTCTCCTGACATGGTGGTAACCATTGACCGTTTAGAAGGATACAAGCAGGCCATCACCCAAGCTTCTCTCACCCTACATGATGAATATATTGTCCGGGAAAAAGTCTTACGAGAAGGCGGTGAGGAAGCCGCAATTGAATTAATGAATTTGCCTAACAGACCCACTGCCCTGATCGTTACCGATGATATGATGGCCTTAGGAATTTTGCGAGTACTTAACGAAATCGGGGTTCAGGTGCCTCAAGATGTTTCTTTGATTAGTTTTAATAATGCTCTGATCACGGAAATCTCCCAGCCGCCGCTCACCTCAGTGGATATTCAAATCTTTCAATTGGGGTATCAGGCTGGAAAATGCTTGATTGAGAAGCTTGAACAGCCAAATGAACCCACCAAACGCATTATTATTCCCTTCAAATTAGTAGAGCGAAATTCTTGCGATAACTATCGTACTTCCACCCCCAAAAAACTAAAAAAGAAAAATTAAAAAAAGGTTGCCGACTATCTTGGCAACCTTTTTTATGCTCAATCTATATGTTTTTATACAGCGTAGCCATTCTTCTCCAATAAGCGGGCTGCAATTTGACGTTTTAATCCAATGCTATTGATTGGATCACGACGAGTCAATTTTTTCAGAATAGATAAGCGTAAACGGAGATCATCTCCCTCTTCCATTCCTGCTAATGCTTCCTTCGCCCCTTGCTCAATCCGCTCAAAAGCTTCATGCACAAACACCGTTGTCATGTTTAGCTTGTGCTGTTCTTTGTCTGCTCCATTCTTTGCTATCGCTTTTTCAGTGCGTTTCACGGCACTATCCATAGCATACAGCTCGATTAGCATGTCGGCCGCAATCGCTAGTAGTTCTTGTTCTTGATCCAATTGCTTTTGGTACTTCATCAAAGCCGAACCTGCAACCATTAAAATGATTTTACGCGTCATATCCAACAGATGCTTTTCAACAGCCAAAGGAGCTTCTTCCAACTCGCTAGGATAGTAGCTCATCAACTCTTCCTGTAAGCTTGACGCTGCCTGCAACAAAGGCAATTCGCCTTTCATCGCTTTTTTAACCAATGTGCCAGGAATCAGTAAGCGATTAATTTCATTGGTACCTTCAAAAATCCGATTAATACGAGAGTCGCGATACATGTTCTCAATTTCGTACTCAGACATAAAGCCATATCCACCATGGATTTGCACGCCTTCATCCACACAGAAATCCAATACCTCTGAGCTGAACACCTTGTTGATGGAGCATTCAATCGCATAGTCAGCAATTGCCTTTGCTACCTCACGACCATCATTTGCTTTTTCTCCCAAGCTTGATAGGGAAGAATCAAACATACCTACCGTACGATATACAGAGCTTTCAGACGCATATACTTTTGCTGCCATCGAAGCTAATTTATTTTGAATAAGCGGGAAGTTAGCAATTGGCGTTTTAAATTGTTTACGCTCTTTTGCATATTCAGTAGCAATATCTAATGCACGTTTTGCAGAACCTACTGTACCAACCGCCAATTTATAACGACCCACGTTCAAAATATTAAAT
This is a stretch of genomic DNA from Brevibacillus laterosporus DSM 25. It encodes these proteins:
- a CDS encoding acyl-CoA dehydrogenase family protein, translated to MADVKEIVRGGSFLIETGLAEDVFTPEDYTEEQKMIAKTTEEFVINEVLPHLEEIEHHHFDHSVRLLKEAGELGLLGADVPEEYEGLGLDKMSSALITEKMARARSFGLSHGAHVGIGSLPIVYFGNDDQKRRYLPDLSSGRRLAAYCLTEPGSGSDALGAKATARLSEDGTHYLLNGEKQWITNAGFADVFVVYAKIDGEHFTAFIVERDFPGVSFGPEEKKMGIKGSSTRTVIFEDAQVPVENLLGEQGKGHVIAFNILNVGRYKLAVGTVGSAKRALDIATEYAKERKQFKTPIANFPLIQNKLASMAAKVYASESSVYRTVGMFDSSLSSLGEKANDGREVAKAIADYAIECSINKVFSSEVLDFCVDEGVQIHGGYGFMSEYEIENMYRDSRINRIFEGTNEINRLLIPGTLVKKAMKGELPLLQAASSLQEELMSYYPSELEEAPLAVEKHLLDMTRKIILMVAGSALMKYQKQLDQEQELLAIAADMLIELYAMDSAVKRTEKAIAKNGADKEQHKLNMTTVFVHEAFERIEQGAKEALAGMEEGDDLRLRLSILKKLTRRDPINSIGLKRQIAARLLEKNGYAV
- a CDS encoding copper amine oxidase N-terminal domain-containing protein, producing the protein MNKTFKMLSAALVTAVVATSSISAYAATPQLTQTNNVLTKPASKHAVYVNGKVVDEKLNVYANKQNVLMIPLRTISDQLGYQVTWNAETKSAELQKGAQWTAVAVGKDQYSVNKMYVQLGSAPESKAGVTYVPVSFFDKVLHQQVIVEGDGTIKIGEQVQGVTKKGSITNISIEEKDASIKGAIMVNGFTNGVRLNITDETSIVNQDGKQLTIADLKLGQEIEAEHGMAMTMSIPPMTNAVKIVVNDKMDTPEVLGTVGEVVEAKTLTDGTIQVVIKGEKLNDNSFEMIALNLAKDTPIIDAKDNSELKAEDLRKGTKVYGFYGPITTKSLPAIGQAVKIVVEEESLIQPK
- a CDS encoding LacI family DNA-binding transcriptional regulator; the protein is MGVTIKDVARAANVAPSTVSRVVANHPRISEKTKQRVREAMEQLGYHPNYQARSLASKSSQTIGLVMPDSTDRIFQNPFFPEVIRGISKIAHSREYAICMSTGETEAELYDGVVRMVQGGRVDGLILLYSKINDRVTNYLKERDFPFVMVGKPHIDMDAINHVDNDNYSAAKEITEYLIQKGHERIAFVGGSPDMVVTIDRLEGYKQAITQASLTLHDEYIVREKVLREGGEEAAIELMNLPNRPTALIVTDDMMALGILRVLNEIGVQVPQDVSLISFNNALITEISQPPLTSVDIQIFQLGYQAGKCLIEKLEQPNEPTKRIIIPFKLVERNSCDNYRTSTPKKLKKKN
- a CDS encoding endonuclease/exonuclease/phosphatase family protein, with amino-acid sequence MRLLTLNCHSWQESDQHTKLVELADTIVEHAYDVIALQEVSQSIGAVVIEDHIKADNYAYLLLQELQKRGLDGYRMIWDFCHIGYGVYEEGVALLTNLPIRDQNAFYVSKHTDTSYWKTRKVVQATVEYHQKYISFFSCHFGWWEDEEEPFFDQFERLIKRIDKNELTFLMGDFNNHAGVSGEGYDCVKRHGWYDTFLLAQVQDEGSTVQGKIAGWDCNQEGLRIDYIWVNQPVYVLESKVIFNGINKPVISDHFGVDVMI
- a CDS encoding PTS transporter subunit IIBC: MASFDFWQKLGKALLVVVAVMPAAGIMISLAKLIAMAGGDVTFIVRFAHVMEEIGWAVIGNLHILFAVAIGGSWAKERAGGAFAALIAFILINRITGAIFGVSTDMLSSSDATVSSLFGKELLVKDYFISFLGAPALNMGVFIGIISGFLGAVIFNKYYDYNKLPASLAFFNGKRFVPFVVIFWSAVTAIILATIWPSIQGILNDFGKWIASSKDSAPVIAPFIFGMLERLLLPFGLHHMLTVPINYTQLGGTYTLLTGTSAGQVVAGQDPLWLAWVADLNNLLSQGDTTAYNQLLNSVTPARFKVGQMILSTASLLGIALAMYRHVDIEKRPKYKSMFFSAALAVFLTGVTEPIEFMFMFAAPLLYVVYSILTGISFAMADFIHLRLHSFGFIELLTRTPMAIRAGMIQDIINFAITCLVFFGLNFTVFHFLIKKFNFPTPGRAGNYTDEEEPSTNQEQLKKTTTGVAETIVQLLGGENNIEDVDACMTRLRVTVKNIEDVATESEWKKTGSLGLILKDKGVQVVYGPKADVIKSSVQDYLGV
- a CDS encoding glycoside hydrolase family 31 protein codes for the protein MQDTSFAIHPGNEQANNSTPYYDIGTLLDYENTDRFQFRCERGWVNLSFYADDIVRITMKPLSKPTLESSFALIKAPQNIDSICEDHDQYLLIKTASLHLKINKNPFRIAAYDPLGRLLVEEGERGMAFTQKQEIICFKEMNAADHFYGFGEKTGFLDKRGEKMTMWNTDVFAPHNPETDALYESIPYFMTIRNGFAHGIFFDNTYRSVFDLKSSSTSYSFWAEGGELDYYILAGPTPKDVITQYTTLTGRMDIPPKWSLGYHQSRYSYKNEQEVRELVRNFKKKEIPVDAIYLDIHYMDGYRVFTFDYDRFPHAHSLIQELKAEGINIVPIVDPGVKQDAEYPIYQEGVRENHFCKSIEGNIYLGEVWPGISAFPDFSNTNVRKWWGQKQKFYTDMGIEGIWNDMNEPAVFNETKTMDLSVIHENDGNPKTHRELHNIYGLLMGEATYTGLKEQLSGRRPFVLTRAGYAGVQRYAAVWTGDNRSFWEHMQMAIPMCMNLGLSGVPFTGPDVGGFAHDTTGELLTRWTQLGTFTPYFRNHSNLGTVAQEPWAFGEEVEIITKKYIELRYKWLPHLYTLFREAHQTGLPVMRPLVLEYPNDPHTGNLSDQFLLGENVLIAPITRPSTYHRVVYLPAGTWYDYWTDTKFEGGTHIMVSAPLDTLPIFVKEGAIIPEAPVKLSTKVPDEQIIIHIYPSQQKTEYILYEDDGCTFSYQNNQYVERKITCHHDENQVEINIEDIHTGYSPSWTSMIVHIHGVDTMKTIYVNGQEMTGSYLKDKHILTFQLSQ